aataggatgttttttatttaaacgtttatttattttatttagtcttttgttttgtcgtttttaaaagtgttttcaaaacacataAGTCCTTAAGTTGaaggttatattttataaaagtttaaatgaagtattttcatattcaatgtttatgacATGTAACAGTagtgattttaaattaaatagaaaatttcaggTCGTTACAAAATGCCTCAAGATGTACGGTAGGGAATGCGATTAGTTGTCAATTTCTCCTTACCCGAAAAGTTATATATTGTTTAAGCGGTTGTTGTTGACTTTTTGCTTCCATGCTATAACACCactctcaatctctctctcattcttccttttaaaattctttttcataaaCCTCTCTctcccgttttctaaaatattctCTTCAAAACAAGACTCGAGGTTTGAACGTACGATGCCCGATTGTAAGCAATGTGGTCTGAAGTTGGTTTGACTCACTCGGTGCTGgggtgagtgccgcacaatcgccaAATCCACTACCAAGAAAAggcgattgtgacactaagcatgattttatatatatgaatgaCCTTAGAGGCATGTTTAAAGATTTGAGAACCTATCTATGACATTTATGCTATTGGATGAACGCTATGcaaaaagatataataaataacattaaaaaaaaatttgacggAGGtacttcaaaaatatatattatatagtattaagaaaaagagaacTTACCTTCTTATCCTTCCCTTTTTACTCCCCCaacttttttactgttttttacattttatccCAACTAACCTACACCGTCGGATTAGATAATTCCCAACTGAACCTCACCCTCATTCTTCTCCACATTAACATCTCCATTCTTCCCAAACTTCCacaaaaaattaccaaaaagcCCCTCTATCTCCTCCAATGTCCGGCCGTGAGTCTCGGGCAGAACAAAGTAAAAGAACAACCACGACACGACGGCGACGCCGGCGAAGAGAAAAAAAGCCCCACTGATAGTTATGGCCTGGTAGAGGGATATAAACGTCATTCCAACAACCCCACTGGTTACTCTGTTGACAATCACTCCCACACTCACGCCTTGGGCGCGTAGCTTCAACGGAAATATCTCAGAACTGTAAACCCACGCGATTGGGCCCATTCCAATCGAGAAAAACCCCACGTCCGATAAAACCATCGCAATGCACAATCCAACGGCCCACCGCTTCCTATTCACAATCATGATCCCGAACCCTAGGGTTACAAGCGATACGATCTTGCCGGTAACGCTGGCTAGGAGCAGCGGCCGCCGTCCGATTCTATCGAGGAGGAACGTCGCGACTAAGATGAAGATTGTTTTCGAGAATCCAACGGCCATAGTCGCCAGAAGCTTGTGGTTGGAGGAGGTGATTCCGGCGTGTTCGAAGATTCTCGGACTGTAGAGGACTACAGCGTCGATGCCGGAGGCTTGCTGGAAGAAGTGGATGCCGATGGCGGAGATCAGGATATGGCGGACGGTCGGCGTTGGGCGAAGGAATAGATCCTTCCAGACGCCTTTGCCGCTACGGCGGTGTTTGGGGAGATGGATGACGTCGTCAGTGCAGTCGGGAGGGATTCCGGCAGCTTGTTTGATGTCGGCGAGGCGGAGTTGGGCTTCGTGAGGGGAGTCAGAGGTACGGCGGAGAACGGAGGTGGCGTCGGCGAGGCGGCCTTGCATGACGAGCCACCGAGGGGATTCGGGCATGACGAGAACGATGAGAATGAGAAAGGCAGAGGGGAAGACGCCGATTCCGAGCATGAATCGCCATCCCAGGTGAGTGGGTAGCTTGAAGAATGCGTAGTTGGAAACGTAGCCTAGCAATACTCCACCATTTATGAACACCTTTCaatcaaaccatttttttagatgtatatatatatgtatatgtatatgtatatgtatatggaGCATAGTTTAGGGACACAATTGTTGCCTGAAAAATACTGATTGTTAGAATATAATATcacatttagaaaatatacaaaagctgagaaaaaaagattttagaaGATTGTTAGTGTTAGTATATGAATAGAAATAGTTCATTTGCATCCTATCACCTTCTTATTGAATTTACTATTCTTGGATCTACTGCACAATCTCTCGTTAGCCCCAATATTAGTAAAGACTCAGGGTC
This sequence is a window from Cucurbita pepo subsp. pepo cultivar mu-cu-16 chromosome LG04, ASM280686v2, whole genome shotgun sequence. Protein-coding genes within it:
- the LOC111792751 gene encoding putative polyol transporter 2, yielding MSDLNDASSGRTSPADLGPHPKSKAKMNKFAILCAILASMSSILLGYDTAVMSGAAIYIKDNFKLSEVQVEILVGIINLYSLIGAAAAGRTSDLIGRRYTMVLAGVIFFVAAVLMGFAPNYGFLMFGRFVAGIGVGYALMIAPVYTTEVAPTSSRGFLTSFPEVFINGGVLLGYVSNYAFFKLPTHLGWRFMLGIGVFPSAFLILIVLVMPESPRWLVMQGRLADATSVLRRTSDSPHEAQLRLADIKQAAGIPPDCTDDVIHLPKHRRSGKGVWKDLFLRPTPTVRHILISAIGIHFFQQASGIDAVVLYSPRIFEHAGITSSNHKLLATMAVGFSKTIFILVATFLLDRIGRRPLLLASVTGKIVSLVTLGFGIMIVNRKRWAVGLCIAMVLSDVGFFSIGMGPIAWVYSSEIFPLKLRAQGVSVGVIVNRVTSGVVGMTFISLYQAITISGAFFLFAGVAVVSWLFFYFVLPETHGRTLEEIEGLFGNFLWKFGKNGDVNVEKNEGEVQLGII